The proteins below are encoded in one region of Methylobacillus flagellatus KT:
- the holA gene encoding DNA polymerase III subunit delta: MRIKPQELERHLAQGLAPLYVLMGDEPLAQRESLDAIRAAARAAGYDERTRLTVERNFNWQQVAAFGQSISLFASRRILEIAVPSGKPGVDGGKALTALAEHAIPDTVTIVILPKLERDAKNSAWFAALENHGVSLALHEVAPSALPQWIANRLAGQGQNTDQETLEFLAHQVEGNLLAAHQEIQKLGLLYPEGTLDGSKVREAVLNVSRYDAFQLGDAVLSGDSEHAVRILHGLREEGAQPVAIMSALAWVLRGLVKVKYAESRGGNLNSAMQQARIYGERQNLVKRALSRLSMRQLEAALQKLAEIDKAAKGLLNQDPWLEISRLCFGLARIGSRK, from the coding sequence ATGAGGATCAAGCCGCAGGAGCTGGAGCGGCACCTGGCCCAAGGCCTGGCACCGCTTTATGTCCTCATGGGCGATGAGCCCCTGGCCCAGCGCGAGAGCCTGGATGCCATCCGTGCTGCCGCGCGGGCCGCAGGCTACGACGAACGCACCCGCCTCACTGTGGAGCGCAATTTTAACTGGCAACAAGTGGCAGCCTTCGGTCAATCCATTTCCCTGTTCGCCAGCCGGCGCATCCTCGAGATCGCGGTTCCGTCGGGCAAGCCCGGCGTGGACGGCGGCAAGGCCCTGACCGCACTGGCGGAACACGCCATCCCCGATACAGTGACCATCGTCATCCTGCCCAAGCTAGAGCGCGACGCCAAGAACAGCGCCTGGTTTGCTGCATTGGAAAATCACGGCGTCTCGCTTGCACTCCATGAAGTCGCGCCATCGGCCTTGCCGCAATGGATCGCGAACCGCCTTGCCGGTCAGGGCCAGAATACCGATCAGGAAACGCTGGAATTCCTCGCCCACCAGGTTGAAGGCAACCTGCTCGCCGCACACCAGGAAATCCAGAAACTCGGCCTGCTGTACCCTGAAGGCACGCTGGATGGCAGCAAGGTGCGGGAAGCGGTATTGAATGTTTCGCGCTATGATGCCTTTCAACTGGGCGATGCCGTGCTGAGTGGCGATAGCGAGCATGCGGTGCGCATATTGCATGGCCTGCGCGAGGAAGGCGCACAACCGGTTGCCATCATGAGCGCCCTGGCCTGGGTGTTGCGCGGGCTGGTCAAGGTAAAATATGCTGAAAGCCGCGGCGGCAATCTCAACAGCGCCATGCAGCAAGCCAGGATTTACGGCGAACGGCAAAACCTGGTGAAACGGGCGCTCTCTCGTCTTAGCATGCGCCAGCTTGAGGCTGCGCTGCAAAAACTGGCTGAAATCGACAAAGCCGCCAAAGGCCTGTTGAACCAGGATCCATGGCTGGAAATCTCGCGCCTGTGCTTCGGTCTGGCGCGCATAGGCAGCAGGAAATAG
- the bioB gene encoding biotin synthase BioB: MRDSVIDIRGLDRVQRARVQAKEEAPKRWSVDDIVALFELPFSDLMHRAQSVHRENFDPNGVQVSTLLSIKTGGCSEDCGYCPQAARYHTDVEKQDLMQLEEVLAAARAAKENGASRFCMGAAWRSPKQRDLEPVLAMIREVKAMGLETCATLGMLKDGQAEQLKEAGLDYYNHNLDTAPEYYGEVITTRTYQDRLDTLDRVREQDINVCCGGIIGMGESRVQRAGLLAQLANMERPPESVPINLLTQVEGTPMYGMDELDPFEFVRTIAAARITMPQSFVRLSAGRQSMHEGIQALCFLAGANSIFYGEKLLTTGNPEAEADRKLFDKLGIHPL; this comes from the coding sequence ATGCGAGACTCAGTGATTGACATACGCGGCCTTGACCGTGTCCAACGTGCAAGGGTGCAGGCGAAGGAAGAAGCGCCAAAACGCTGGAGTGTGGATGATATTGTGGCATTGTTCGAGTTGCCATTTTCAGATCTGATGCACAGGGCACAGTCCGTGCATCGCGAGAATTTCGATCCCAATGGTGTGCAGGTCAGTACCTTGCTTTCCATCAAGACCGGTGGTTGTTCTGAGGACTGTGGCTATTGTCCTCAGGCCGCCCGCTACCACACCGATGTGGAAAAGCAGGATTTGATGCAGCTGGAAGAGGTACTCGCGGCAGCGCGTGCTGCCAAGGAGAATGGCGCCAGCCGTTTCTGCATGGGCGCTGCATGGCGCAGCCCCAAGCAGCGCGACCTCGAGCCCGTGCTGGCCATGATTCGCGAAGTGAAAGCCATGGGCCTGGAAACTTGCGCTACTCTTGGAATGCTGAAAGATGGGCAGGCCGAGCAATTGAAGGAAGCGGGCCTCGACTACTACAACCATAACTTGGACACTGCGCCTGAATACTACGGCGAAGTCATCACGACCCGCACCTACCAGGACCGCCTGGATACGCTGGATCGTGTGCGCGAACAGGACATCAACGTCTGCTGTGGCGGCATTATCGGCATGGGGGAGTCCCGCGTCCAGCGTGCCGGACTGCTGGCGCAGCTTGCCAATATGGAGCGTCCGCCCGAAAGCGTGCCGATCAACCTGCTGACGCAGGTGGAAGGCACACCGATGTATGGCATGGACGAGCTGGACCCGTTTGAATTCGTGCGCACGATCGCGGCTGCCCGCATCACGATGCCGCAGAGTTTCGTGCGGTTGTCCGCTGGCCGCCAAAGCATGCATGAGGGCATCCAGGCCTTGTGCTTCCTGGCTGGTGCCAACTCGATTTTCTATGGTGAGAAGCTGCTGACCACGGGCAACCCTGAAGCCGAAGCTGACCGCAAGTTATTCGACAAACTCGGCATCCATCCGCTTTAA
- the leuS gene encoding leucine--tRNA ligase, producing the protein MQQQYPFRDIEQQAQQYWESNATFTATEVSDKPKYYCLSMFPYPSGKLHMGHVRNYTIGDVLSRFHRMRGYNVMQPMGWDAFGLPAENAAIKHNVAPAGWTYSNIEHMKGQLKSLGLAVDWQREIATCKPDYYRWEQWLFTELYKKGLIYKKTATVNWDPVDQTVLANEQVIDGRGWRSGALVEKRDIPQYFMKITAYAEELLADLDKLDGWPEQVKTMQRNWIGKSYGCEVEFPLAVGNGTLKVYTTRPDTLMGATYVAIAAEHALATQAAKDNPALQAFIEECKRGSVAEADLATAEKKGMNSGLFVLHPITGEKLPVWVANYVLISYGEGAVMAVPAHDERDFEFASKYKLPIKAVIKPAHGELELPLQAAYTEHGILFDSGDFNGLDFSQASDAIAAALAAKNLGKRRTQYRLRDWGISRQRYWGCPIPIVHCPSCGEVPVPAEQLPVVLPEDVVMDGVGSPIKKDPAFYETTCPSCGEKATRETDTMDTFVESSWYFARYASFDAHSSMVDERANYWLPVDQYIGGIEHAILHLLYARFFNKLMRDVGLVRHDEPFTKLLTQGMVLKDGSKMSKSKGNTVDPQELIDNYGADTARLFMMFAAPPEQSLEWSDAGVEGAHRFLKRVWTAVANHVESGIVAAFTMGDLSAELKAFRRQLHQTIEKVTDDYGRRHAFNTAIAAVMELMNAYAKIEGHDATTRAIRQEALENIILLLSPIVPHICHALWQALRPGTQLLDTRWPVANKAAMVQDEIELVLQVNGKLRGSMTVSRTLDKAAIEALAVQQECIQKYLAEGSVRKIIVVPNKLVNIVVG; encoded by the coding sequence ATGCAGCAGCAGTATCCATTCCGCGACATAGAGCAACAAGCACAGCAATATTGGGAATCCAACGCCACATTCACTGCAACGGAAGTCTCGGACAAGCCCAAGTATTACTGCCTGTCTATGTTCCCCTACCCATCCGGCAAGCTGCATATGGGACACGTCCGCAACTACACCATCGGCGACGTATTGAGCCGCTTCCACCGTATGCGCGGCTACAACGTCATGCAGCCCATGGGCTGGGACGCCTTTGGCTTGCCCGCAGAGAATGCCGCCATCAAGCACAATGTCGCGCCCGCAGGCTGGACGTACAGCAACATCGAGCACATGAAGGGCCAACTGAAGAGTCTGGGTCTTGCCGTGGATTGGCAACGAGAAATCGCCACCTGCAAGCCGGACTACTATCGTTGGGAGCAATGGCTGTTCACCGAGCTCTACAAAAAGGGCCTCATCTACAAGAAAACCGCCACAGTGAACTGGGATCCGGTCGATCAGACCGTGCTCGCCAATGAGCAGGTGATCGATGGACGTGGCTGGCGCTCGGGCGCGCTGGTCGAGAAGCGCGATATCCCGCAATACTTCATGAAGATCACTGCCTATGCGGAAGAACTGCTGGCTGACCTCGACAAACTCGACGGCTGGCCTGAGCAGGTCAAGACCATGCAGCGCAACTGGATCGGCAAGAGCTACGGTTGCGAGGTGGAGTTTCCGCTGGCTGTCGGCAACGGTACGCTCAAGGTCTATACCACCCGTCCCGATACGCTGATGGGCGCCACCTATGTTGCCATTGCGGCAGAACACGCATTGGCGACGCAGGCCGCCAAGGACAATCCTGCCCTGCAAGCCTTCATCGAGGAATGCAAGCGGGGCAGCGTGGCGGAAGCCGACCTTGCCACCGCCGAGAAAAAAGGCATGAATTCTGGCCTGTTCGTACTGCATCCAATCACCGGAGAAAAACTGCCGGTCTGGGTCGCCAACTACGTATTGATCAGCTATGGCGAAGGCGCCGTCATGGCCGTGCCCGCGCACGACGAACGCGATTTCGAGTTTGCCAGCAAGTATAAGTTGCCGATCAAGGCGGTGATCAAGCCAGCTCACGGGGAGCTTGAATTGCCATTGCAGGCAGCTTATACCGAGCACGGCATCCTGTTCGACTCGGGCGATTTCAACGGCTTGGATTTCAGCCAGGCCAGTGACGCCATCGCCGCAGCATTGGCTGCCAAGAACCTGGGCAAGAGGCGGACGCAATATCGCCTGCGCGACTGGGGCATCTCGCGCCAGCGCTATTGGGGTTGCCCAATTCCCATCGTGCATTGCCCAAGCTGCGGCGAAGTGCCGGTGCCTGCGGAGCAATTGCCCGTCGTCCTGCCGGAAGACGTGGTCATGGATGGCGTCGGCTCTCCAATCAAGAAAGATCCGGCTTTTTACGAAACCACCTGCCCGAGCTGCGGCGAAAAAGCGACGCGCGAGACCGATACCATGGATACCTTTGTCGAATCATCCTGGTACTTCGCGCGCTACGCCAGCTTTGATGCCCATAGCAGCATGGTGGACGAGCGTGCCAACTACTGGCTGCCAGTCGACCAATATATTGGCGGCATCGAACACGCTATCCTGCATTTGCTATACGCACGCTTCTTCAACAAGCTCATGCGCGATGTCGGCCTGGTCCGGCATGATGAGCCATTCACCAAGCTGCTCACCCAGGGCATGGTATTGAAGGACGGCAGCAAAATGTCGAAGTCCAAGGGCAATACGGTCGACCCGCAGGAACTCATCGACAATTACGGCGCAGACACCGCCCGCCTGTTCATGATGTTCGCGGCACCGCCCGAGCAAAGCCTGGAGTGGTCCGATGCCGGCGTAGAGGGGGCACATCGTTTCCTCAAGCGCGTGTGGACCGCTGTCGCCAACCACGTCGAATCCGGCATCGTGGCGGCATTCACCATGGGCGACCTTTCAGCCGAGCTCAAGGCTTTCCGCCGCCAGCTGCACCAGACCATCGAAAAAGTGACTGATGACTATGGGCGCCGCCATGCGTTCAATACCGCCATTGCAGCAGTGATGGAGCTCATGAATGCCTATGCCAAGATCGAAGGCCATGACGCGACGACGCGCGCCATCCGCCAGGAGGCACTGGAAAATATCATATTGCTGCTTTCGCCCATTGTGCCTCACATTTGCCATGCACTCTGGCAGGCGCTACGCCCGGGCACCCAGCTCCTCGACACCCGCTGGCCGGTTGCCAACAAGGCCGCCATGGTGCAGGATGAAATCGAGCTGGTGCTACAGGTCAACGGCAAACTGCGAGGCAGCATGACCGTTTCCCGCACACTGGACAAGGCCGCGATCGAAGCCCTGGCTGTGCAGCAGGAATGCATCCAGAAATACCTGGCCGAAGGCAGCGTGCGCAAGATCATCGTCGTGCCTAACAAACTCGTCAACATCGTCGTAGGATAA
- the bioF gene encoding 8-amino-7-oxononanoate synthase — translation MPSMLESHPAEAATPLLDALQAELADRARLGLLRQRRVLHGMQGVYVEIEGKRLLSFCSNDYLGLASHPSLISAMRDCAVTTGAGTGASHLVSGHQQAHEALEHALQTFMGLPGVLLFTTGYMANLGIITALCGRQDAIFADKLNHASLNDAALLSRAELKRYAHNDLTGLERLLAQSQARRKLVVADAVFSMDGDLAPVPALLSLCERYDAYLMLDDAHGFGVLGAHGRGVLEHFGLDSPRIIYMATLGKAAGAAGAFVAGPTILTEYLMQTARPYIYTTASPAPVAAAAMAGVQLIEHDHARRAHLRALIADFRASCRLQRWQLMASETAIQPVVIGSNEEAVQVSKRLLEHGVLVPAIRPPTVPRGTARLRISLSAAHTHEDVQRLLDILHRLEEA, via the coding sequence ATGCCTTCCATGCTGGAATCTCACCCGGCAGAAGCAGCCACCCCATTGCTGGACGCATTACAAGCCGAGCTCGCTGATCGCGCGCGCCTGGGTTTGCTGCGCCAGCGCCGCGTGCTTCACGGTATGCAGGGCGTGTATGTCGAGATCGAAGGTAAGCGCTTGCTTTCGTTTTGCAGCAACGACTACCTTGGTCTGGCTTCTCATCCATCCTTGATTTCTGCAATGCGGGATTGTGCTGTGACGACTGGCGCAGGGACTGGTGCATCTCACCTTGTCTCTGGGCATCAGCAGGCGCACGAGGCGCTTGAGCATGCGCTACAGACTTTCATGGGCTTGCCCGGTGTCCTGCTGTTCACCACCGGCTACATGGCGAACCTGGGCATTATCACTGCGCTGTGCGGACGCCAGGACGCCATCTTTGCCGACAAGCTCAATCATGCCTCGCTCAATGATGCGGCCTTGCTGTCGCGTGCCGAGCTCAAGCGTTACGCACACAACGATTTGACAGGGCTCGAGCGCTTGCTGGCGCAAAGTCAGGCCAGGCGCAAGCTGGTGGTGGCCGATGCCGTGTTCAGCATGGATGGCGACCTGGCGCCCGTCCCGGCATTGCTATCGCTCTGCGAGCGATACGATGCCTACCTCATGCTGGATGATGCCCATGGCTTTGGCGTGTTGGGCGCCCATGGTCGCGGCGTGCTGGAACACTTCGGGTTGGATTCGCCGCGCATCATCTATATGGCGACCTTGGGCAAGGCGGCAGGGGCGGCGGGCGCATTCGTGGCCGGACCGACAATTTTGACGGAATACCTCATGCAGACTGCGCGGCCCTATATCTACACCACAGCGAGCCCGGCGCCAGTGGCGGCTGCTGCAATGGCCGGCGTGCAATTGATCGAACACGATCATGCACGCCGTGCCCATCTGCGTGCCTTGATCGCAGATTTCAGGGCGTCATGCCGATTGCAGCGCTGGCAGTTAATGGCATCCGAGACTGCGATACAGCCCGTGGTCATCGGCAGCAATGAAGAGGCGGTGCAGGTAAGCAAGCGTTTGCTTGAGCATGGCGTGCTGGTCCCTGCTATCCGCCCACCCACTGTACCCAGGGGCACGGCAAGACTAAGGATATCGCTATCAGCAGCGCATACGCATGAAGATGTCCAGCGATTGCTGGACATCTTGCATAGACTGGAGGAGGCATGA
- the nadD gene encoding nicotinate-nucleotide adenylyltransferase translates to MAPPATPLPLIGVMGGTFDPIHFGHLRMAQELAESLGLAEVRFIPSATPPHREQPMTSATQRAEMVALAIAGNPLFKLDTQELERQGYSYTIDTLQFLHEGLQGKARLCLLMGMDAFAGITSWHRWQELLQFAHIVVTTRPGAALPSSNLVLDAFLQTHMLSDAQQLPIQAEHGIWVQEITALDISATKIRESLAYGCTPRYLVPDKVLEFICQHDLYSGTSRY, encoded by the coding sequence ATGGCACCTCCAGCAACACCCTTGCCGCTCATCGGCGTGATGGGCGGCACCTTCGATCCCATCCACTTCGGTCACCTGCGCATGGCGCAGGAACTGGCCGAGTCCTTGGGTTTGGCGGAAGTCCGCTTTATCCCCTCCGCCACGCCTCCCCACCGTGAACAGCCCATGACCTCTGCCACGCAACGCGCGGAAATGGTTGCCCTCGCGATTGCCGGCAATCCCTTATTCAAGCTGGATACGCAGGAGCTGGAGCGGCAAGGCTACTCCTATACCATAGACACCCTGCAATTCCTGCACGAAGGATTGCAGGGCAAGGCCAGGCTCTGCCTGCTGATGGGCATGGATGCCTTTGCCGGTATCACCAGCTGGCACCGCTGGCAGGAGCTATTGCAATTCGCGCATATTGTGGTGACCACACGACCTGGCGCGGCATTGCCTTCAAGCAACCTGGTATTGGACGCATTCCTCCAGACGCATATGCTCTCGGACGCACAACAATTGCCTATTCAAGCGGAGCATGGGATATGGGTGCAGGAAATCACCGCGCTGGACATCTCGGCGACCAAGATCCGGGAATCTCTTGCATATGGCTGCACACCGCGCTACTTAGTACCTGACAAGGTATTGGAATTTATTTGCCAGCATGATTTGTACAGCGGCACTTCAAGGTATTGA
- the bioD gene encoding dethiobiotin synthase has protein sequence MSSNRQQAWFVTGTDTGVGKTMVSSMLVRQFSARGLRSVGMKPVASGCERRDGRLISEDVTQLLAASNVDLPLSDINPYAFEPAIAPHIAAKQAGVRIDLEPIAAAFRRLQAQANVVIVEGAGGFYVPLDEQHDMADLAAKLGLPVILVVGMRLGCINHALLTAEAIRQRGLTLAGWVANQVDPGMAMLEDNLQTLKQRMPSIYLGFIPWQDQASTAEDTDIVSVLWQ, from the coding sequence TTGAGTAGCAACCGTCAACAGGCCTGGTTCGTCACTGGCACCGATACGGGCGTCGGAAAGACCATGGTCAGTAGTATGCTGGTGCGACAGTTTTCAGCGCGTGGCTTGCGCAGCGTAGGCATGAAACCTGTTGCTTCCGGCTGCGAGCGACGTGACGGGCGATTGATTTCAGAAGACGTTACGCAGCTATTGGCGGCCAGCAATGTCGATTTACCATTATCCGATATCAACCCCTATGCCTTCGAGCCGGCGATTGCACCGCATATCGCCGCCAAACAGGCAGGCGTGCGGATCGATCTGGAGCCTATTGCAGCTGCCTTCAGGCGTTTGCAGGCGCAAGCGAATGTCGTGATCGTCGAGGGCGCGGGCGGTTTCTATGTGCCGTTGGATGAGCAGCATGATATGGCCGACCTTGCTGCCAAGCTTGGTTTGCCGGTGATTCTGGTGGTCGGCATGCGCCTGGGATGCATCAATCATGCATTGTTGACAGCCGAGGCGATCAGGCAACGCGGCCTGACGCTGGCTGGCTGGGTCGCGAACCAAGTGGATCCTGGGATGGCGATGCTGGAAGACAACCTGCAGACGTTGAAGCAGCGTATGCCTTCGATCTATCTAGGGTTTATTCCATGGCAGGATCAAGCAAGCACTGCTGAAGACACGGATATTGTGAGTGTATTGTGGCAGTGA
- the lptE gene encoding LPS assembly lipoprotein LptE: protein MYMRIARWILLAMLLALTACGFKMRGVADLKFNTLFIQGPTISISKPFKRSLTVNGVKIVSSPDQADLLLEIMSESQEQRILSLSGRGLVREFELFYTVNFRVRDPSSETWGDVQTIRGRREITYDDAQLLAKQLEQERLYNDMKDDAVRELLRRLMVIKPAKGKPRAPDLRSLDDTVE from the coding sequence ATGTATATGCGCATCGCCCGCTGGATTCTGCTTGCCATGCTCCTGGCGCTCACTGCCTGCGGCTTCAAGATGCGCGGCGTGGCTGACCTCAAGTTCAATACCTTGTTCATTCAGGGGCCGACCATTTCCATCTCCAAGCCATTCAAACGCTCGCTGACGGTGAATGGCGTCAAGATCGTCAGTTCGCCGGACCAGGCCGACCTGCTCCTTGAAATCATGAGCGAGTCGCAGGAACAGCGCATTCTTTCTTTGAGCGGCCGCGGCCTGGTGCGCGAATTCGAGCTTTTCTATACCGTGAATTTCCGTGTGCGCGATCCCTCCAGTGAAACCTGGGGCGATGTGCAGACTATCAGGGGCCGGCGTGAGATCACTTATGACGATGCGCAGTTGCTCGCCAAACAGCTTGAGCAGGAGCGGCTCTACAATGACATGAAGGATGATGCTGTGCGCGAATTGCTGCGCCGCCTCATGGTCATCAAACCGGCCAAAGGCAAGCCGCGCGCACCTGACCTACGCTCGCTGGACGACACCGTGGAATGA
- a CDS encoding glutamate-5-semialdehyde dehydrogenase yields MEDIKHYMQQLGSEARTASRAMARADTETKNKALRAIATAIRRERDTLLAANAADLEAARRHGLEPAMLDRLVLSEKGIDTMAEGLEQIAGLPDPIGEMSDFKYRPSGIQIGKMRVPLGVIGIIYEARPNVTVDAAGLCIKSGNAAILRGGSEAIQCNRALAAIVHEGLAAAALPASAVQVVATTDRAAVGELITMKDYVDVIVPRGGKGLIERISNEARIPVIKHLDGNCHVYIDESADLAKALRILENSKTQRLGTCNTAESLLVARSIAQEALPPLTAMLISKGVEIRGCSETRALVPQAKPATEEDYYTEYLAAIISVKVVADVDEAIAHINQYSSQHTEAIVTENYTNARRFLREVDSSSVIVNASTRFADGFEYGLGAEIGISTDKLHARGPVGLEGLTSLKYIVLGDGEVRA; encoded by the coding sequence ATGGAAGACATCAAACACTACATGCAACAGCTCGGCAGCGAAGCCCGCACCGCTTCACGCGCAATGGCGCGCGCCGACACCGAGACCAAAAACAAGGCCTTGCGCGCCATCGCCACCGCCATCCGCCGCGAGCGCGACACATTGCTGGCCGCCAACGCAGCCGACCTGGAAGCAGCGCGCCGTCACGGCCTGGAGCCCGCCATGCTGGACCGCCTCGTGCTGAGCGAAAAAGGCATCGACACCATGGCGGAAGGCTTGGAGCAAATCGCCGGCCTGCCCGACCCTATCGGGGAAATGTCGGACTTCAAATACCGCCCATCCGGCATCCAGATTGGTAAGATGCGCGTGCCCTTGGGCGTGATCGGCATCATCTACGAAGCGCGCCCCAATGTCACTGTCGACGCCGCCGGCCTCTGCATCAAGTCCGGTAATGCCGCCATCCTGCGTGGCGGCTCCGAAGCCATCCAGTGCAACCGCGCCCTGGCCGCCATCGTGCATGAAGGCCTGGCTGCCGCAGCGCTGCCTGCCAGCGCAGTGCAAGTGGTAGCGACGACCGACCGCGCCGCTGTCGGCGAACTCATCACCATGAAGGATTATGTCGACGTCATTGTGCCGCGCGGCGGCAAAGGCCTGATCGAGCGCATCTCCAACGAAGCGCGCATCCCTGTCATCAAACATCTTGATGGCAATTGCCATGTCTATATTGACGAAAGCGCCGACCTCGCCAAGGCATTGCGCATCCTGGAGAACTCCAAGACCCAGCGCCTCGGCACCTGCAACACCGCGGAATCGCTGTTGGTAGCGCGCAGCATTGCGCAAGAAGCGTTGCCACCGCTAACTGCGATGCTGATCAGCAAGGGCGTGGAAATCCGCGGCTGCAGCGAAACCCGCGCGCTGGTGCCGCAGGCCAAGCCTGCCACCGAAGAGGACTACTACACCGAATACCTTGCCGCGATCATCTCGGTGAAGGTGGTTGCGGATGTGGACGAAGCCATCGCCCATATCAATCAGTACTCTTCCCAGCATACCGAGGCCATCGTCACCGAGAACTACACCAACGCGCGCCGCTTCTTGCGCGAAGTGGACTCCAGCAGTGTCATCGTCAACGCTTCCACCCGCTTTGCCGATGGCTTCGAATACGGCCTGGGTGCCGAGATCGGCATTTCCACCGACAAGCTGCATGCCCGCGGTCCGGTCGGTCTCGAAGGATTGACCAGCCTCAAGTACATCGTGCTGGGCGATGGTGAAGTCAGGGCCTGA
- the bioH gene encoding pimeloyl-ACP methyl ester esterase BioH: MSGIHVDIVGKGQPVALIHGWGMHGGVWQPVAKRLAKSFEVHVLDLPGMGLSQEVIASNLDEMVASLLPALPAHADIVGWSLGGLVAMRLALSQPARVRRLALVGSTPRFINTEPGHAQPWEYGIAAPVFQKFAQQVGEDYANTLIKFLTLQCMGARDARATIKELRRSLSDRPAPAPLALESALDVLLQNDLRPELSALQQPVLLVHGDRDSLAPVQAAHWLARHLQHASLRVIAGAGHAPFLSHTAQFIDSVCDFFQPNPGSAR, translated from the coding sequence ATGAGCGGTATTCATGTCGATATCGTCGGCAAAGGCCAACCTGTAGCGCTGATTCATGGCTGGGGCATGCATGGTGGCGTGTGGCAACCGGTGGCTAAAAGGCTGGCCAAGTCCTTCGAAGTCCATGTCCTGGACTTGCCCGGCATGGGCCTGAGTCAGGAGGTGATCGCGAGTAATCTCGACGAAATGGTGGCTTCGCTGCTGCCTGCCTTGCCTGCGCATGCCGATATCGTCGGCTGGTCATTGGGCGGCCTGGTTGCCATGCGGCTGGCTTTGAGCCAGCCTGCGCGGGTGCGGCGCCTGGCGCTGGTAGGGAGCACGCCGCGCTTCATCAATACCGAGCCGGGGCATGCCCAGCCATGGGAATACGGCATCGCTGCCCCCGTGTTTCAGAAATTCGCGCAACAAGTGGGTGAGGATTATGCCAACACCCTGATCAAGTTCCTGACATTACAATGCATGGGAGCCCGGGACGCGCGCGCCACCATCAAGGAGTTACGCCGGTCGCTGTCCGATCGCCCTGCGCCAGCACCGTTGGCGCTCGAATCCGCGCTTGACGTGTTGTTGCAGAACGACTTGCGTCCTGAGCTGTCTGCATTGCAGCAACCTGTGTTGCTGGTCCACGGCGATCGCGACAGCCTCGCGCCAGTGCAGGCTGCCCATTGGCTGGCCCGACATTTGCAGCATGCCAGCCTGCGCGTGATCGCGGGCGCAGGCCACGCGCCTTTCCTCTCACATACGGCGCAGTTCATCGACAGCGTATGTGACTTTTTCCAACCTAACCCAGGTAGTGCACGATGA
- the bioC gene encoding malonyl-ACP O-methyltransferase BioC, giving the protein MSDGYLIDKARVRASFDRAAGSYDAAAILQREVRERMLQRLELVKITPGVILDAGCGTGHASVALGKRYRGSDIISLDIAMGMLQQTLAHYPWIKRVLPMPGQRRPAALCADIEQLPLKDASVDLVWSNVAIQWCNDLDSAFAGMARVLRPEGLLMFSTFGPDTLKELRAASGGDHVHVSRFIDMHDIGDALVRAGFSDPVLDVEHFVLTYDDVLSVMRDLKAIGAHNAATGRPRGLLGRGFLNRLTEAYEQFRHEGKLPATYEVVYGHAWKPQPKQAGLATVTVHPRRPR; this is encoded by the coding sequence ATGAGCGACGGGTATTTGATCGACAAGGCCAGGGTGCGTGCGTCGTTTGATCGTGCGGCAGGCAGTTACGACGCTGCCGCGATATTGCAGCGCGAAGTGCGCGAGCGCATGTTGCAACGCCTGGAGCTGGTGAAGATCACGCCCGGCGTCATCCTGGATGCAGGCTGCGGCACCGGCCACGCCAGTGTGGCATTGGGCAAGCGCTATCGCGGTAGCGACATCATCTCGCTGGATATTGCCATGGGTATGTTGCAGCAGACGTTGGCGCACTATCCATGGATCAAGCGTGTATTGCCGATGCCGGGGCAAAGGCGGCCTGCCGCATTGTGTGCGGATATCGAACAGCTTCCACTGAAAGATGCCAGCGTCGACTTGGTTTGGTCGAATGTGGCGATTCAGTGGTGCAACGACCTTGACAGTGCTTTTGCGGGAATGGCGCGCGTATTGCGACCGGAGGGCCTGCTCATGTTCAGCACCTTCGGGCCGGATACGCTAAAGGAATTGCGTGCAGCGTCGGGGGGCGACCATGTCCATGTCAGCCGTTTCATCGATATGCACGATATCGGCGACGCCCTGGTGCGCGCCGGTTTTTCCGATCCTGTGCTCGACGTGGAGCATTTCGTTCTCACCTATGACGACGTCCTCTCCGTCATGCGCGACCTCAAGGCCATCGGCGCGCACAATGCTGCAACGGGGCGCCCACGCGGCCTGCTGGGACGCGGATTCCTCAACCGCTTGACCGAGGCATACGAGCAATTCCGCCATGAAGGTAAATTGCCCGCAACCTATGAGGTAGTCTACGGACATGCCTGGAAACCCCAGCCCAAACAGGCGGGGCTTGCCACGGTGACTGTGCACCCGAGGAGGCCGCGTTGA